The following proteins are co-located in the Candidatus Methylacidithermus pantelleriae genome:
- a CDS encoding M20/M25/M40 family metallo-hydrolase, whose translation MDWATLEQQALEVLQAYVRIPSVNPPADTSQTAFFLAELLRREGLEPRLFPSGPNGQTNLLVRVPGEDPHKRPLLLLNHMDVVPADEKAWEKPPFGAIVEDGFLWGRGALDMKGLAIQQLMALVALRRGGRKPHRDVLFLSTADEESGGKYGIRWMLEHHFSDLEPEYALDEGGFGTRDLFQSQSLVFAVQVADKQPLWVRLRAQGPPGHGSIPIDQAAPATLVRALAKILPWEEQPSPPPVVKAMIQTVGAALVDSPFTRAIQRNTLSLTSLQAGVGSPPKINVIPSWAEATLDCRLLPGTHPSDFLHKLEQAIGDPDIFLEVVSDAPDPTPPSSWETPLFEAIRRVVGRHYPGATVTPFLSSGFTDARYLRQRNVVAYGFMPMVLDNQTAYSAHSDWERIPVDEFCKGIHVFFDLLQEPF comes from the coding sequence ATGGATTGGGCAACGCTCGAACAACAAGCGCTTGAAGTTCTCCAAGCCTACGTGCGGATCCCCTCCGTTAACCCGCCGGCTGACACAAGCCAAACCGCGTTTTTCCTCGCAGAACTCCTGCGCAGGGAAGGCTTGGAACCCCGGCTTTTCCCAAGCGGGCCCAATGGCCAGACCAATCTTCTGGTCCGGGTACCAGGAGAAGACCCTCACAAGCGACCTTTGCTCCTCTTAAACCACATGGACGTTGTTCCCGCCGATGAGAAAGCATGGGAAAAGCCTCCGTTTGGCGCGATCGTGGAGGACGGATTTCTTTGGGGACGAGGCGCCCTGGATATGAAAGGGTTAGCCATCCAACAGCTCATGGCACTGGTTGCACTACGAAGAGGGGGACGGAAGCCTCACCGCGATGTCCTTTTTTTGTCCACGGCAGACGAAGAAAGCGGTGGCAAGTATGGGATCCGCTGGATGCTGGAGCACCATTTCTCAGACCTCGAACCGGAATACGCACTGGATGAAGGGGGGTTTGGAACTCGGGACCTTTTCCAATCCCAATCGCTCGTCTTTGCCGTTCAAGTGGCTGACAAACAGCCGCTTTGGGTCCGTCTTCGGGCCCAGGGGCCCCCAGGACACGGATCGATCCCCATTGACCAGGCAGCCCCGGCGACTCTCGTTCGGGCGCTGGCAAAGATTCTCCCCTGGGAGGAACAACCCTCGCCCCCGCCCGTGGTAAAAGCGATGATCCAGACGGTCGGGGCTGCCCTGGTCGATAGCCCGTTTACCCGAGCGATTCAAAGGAATACGCTCTCTCTTACGAGCCTCCAAGCGGGCGTTGGATCGCCTCCCAAAATCAACGTCATCCCATCCTGGGCCGAGGCGACCTTGGACTGCCGTCTTCTTCCGGGAACCCATCCTTCCGACTTTCTTCACAAGTTGGAACAAGCGATTGGCGATCCGGACATTTTCCTGGAAGTCGTTAGCGATGCGCCCGATCCCACACCTCCCAGCTCCTGGGAAACGCCCCTGTTTGAAGCCATTCGCCGGGTTGTAGGAAGGCATTACCCTGGGGCGACGGTGACGCCCTTCTTAAGTAGCGGGTTTACGGATGCTCGTTATTTACGACAACGAAATGTCGTTGCTTATGGGTTTATGCCCATGGTCCTCGATAACCAAACGGCTTATAGCGCTCATTCCGACTGGGAACGCATTCCTGTGGATGAATTTTGTAAAGGGATCCACGTCTTTTTTGATCTTCTCCAGGAGCCCTTCTAG
- a CDS encoding FtsZ/tubulin family protein produces the protein MQGQTNGRSDSEKGQRSVSLLGLGKMGVSVLDRAILAGMNPQQMTAVDTDRFVLEGSLAQRRILLGKERTRGLGSFGDRELTRKLIENSTEPLQALLPEGGDLLMVASLGGTTGSELARFFSAQAKDRGIRMTLVALTPFSFEPQARKEEAWRLAQELGGSVDCLCVLSQLAMESWDVFSDNFPSAMDRWDRMVAEVVFSFCHVLEERDFPSLTPWELCRFFARCGFGEEGNGVGGFAEAGIGPAMTERLVNEVMDRLPATEKFPWSSAPEYFACLTVAEDPPISFVRELERKLSNRVGPSARLRLSITLEPQRKDRAKLLVLFPLPTSSSLKAFGLASPSVPEATPEEPVPTLTPAAEMAVTLGQSSQQELPIVPAGGRFERIAATVYKGQNLDVPTFRRRNLTVRM, from the coding sequence ATGCAAGGACAAACCAATGGCAGAAGTGATTCGGAGAAAGGCCAAAGGAGCGTGTCCCTTCTGGGCCTTGGGAAAATGGGTGTGTCCGTGCTCGACCGGGCCATTTTGGCCGGAATGAATCCGCAGCAAATGACTGCGGTCGATACGGATCGTTTTGTATTGGAGGGAAGTCTTGCGCAACGGCGCATCCTTTTAGGCAAGGAACGAACACGAGGTTTGGGATCGTTTGGCGATCGTGAGCTAACCCGCAAGCTCATTGAGAATAGCACGGAACCCTTGCAAGCTCTGCTTCCCGAAGGGGGAGATCTTCTCATGGTGGCATCGTTAGGTGGGACAACGGGTAGTGAGCTTGCCCGGTTTTTTTCTGCGCAAGCCAAGGACCGAGGGATCCGAATGACGCTCGTGGCATTAACCCCTTTTTCCTTTGAACCACAGGCTCGAAAGGAAGAGGCCTGGCGCCTGGCTCAGGAATTAGGGGGCTCGGTTGATTGCTTGTGCGTTCTTTCCCAGCTGGCCATGGAGTCATGGGACGTTTTTTCGGACAATTTCCCTTCGGCTATGGATCGATGGGACCGGATGGTTGCGGAGGTGGTTTTCAGTTTCTGTCATGTGCTGGAAGAACGGGACTTTCCCTCCCTGACGCCCTGGGAACTTTGTCGCTTTTTTGCCCGTTGTGGTTTTGGAGAGGAGGGAAATGGGGTCGGAGGTTTTGCGGAAGCGGGGATAGGGCCGGCCATGACCGAGCGGCTCGTGAACGAGGTAATGGATAGGCTCCCCGCGACGGAGAAGTTCCCCTGGAGTTCAGCTCCCGAATACTTTGCCTGCCTGACTGTGGCGGAAGATCCTCCAATCAGCTTCGTTCGAGAGTTGGAACGAAAGCTGAGTAATCGAGTTGGACCTAGCGCCCGGCTGCGTTTGAGTATTACGTTAGAACCTCAGCGGAAGGATCGGGCTAAGCTCTTGGTTCTCTTTCCCCTTCCTACTTCCTCTTCTCTCAAGGCCTTTGGCCTGGCAAGTCCTTCCGTTCCGGAGGCGACCCCAGAGGAACCGGTACCTACCCTTACACCAGCGGCTGAGATGGCAGTAACCCTCGGCCAGTCCAGCCAGCAAGAGCTACCGATTGTTCCCGCCGGGGGAAGGTTTGAACGAATTGCTGCCACCGTGTACAAGGGGCAGAACCTGGACGTACCGACGTTTCGGCGCCGCAATTTGACGGTGCGAATGTAG
- the rsfS gene encoding ribosome silencing factor, translating into MSLFELAKFCRDFVLEKKALAPVILDLRGISTVSDFFVICGAQSEPQLKAIAQGLEKTLKERYGKQPYAIEGFPKSHWVIVDYGGVMVHIFHEEKRRYYALEELWGDAPRL; encoded by the coding sequence TTGAGTCTTTTTGAGCTAGCTAAGTTTTGCCGAGATTTTGTCCTAGAAAAAAAGGCTTTGGCCCCTGTCATCCTCGATCTACGCGGAATTTCTACGGTGAGCGATTTCTTTGTGATCTGCGGGGCCCAGTCGGAACCTCAGCTAAAAGCAATCGCTCAGGGCCTGGAAAAAACGCTCAAAGAGCGTTACGGCAAGCAACCGTACGCAATCGAGGGTTTTCCCAAAAGTCACTGGGTGATCGTCGATTACGGAGGCGTCATGGTCCATATCTTTCACGAAGAAAAGCGGCGCTACTACGCCCTGGAAGAACTTTGGGGAGACGCTCCGCGCTTGTGA
- the nadD gene encoding nicotinate-nucleotide adenylyltransferase — translation MKDHLPPQEAARIALYGGSFDPLHHGHLVAACDALEQFRLDAVILIPCRQSPHKLRHRISEGTHRYRMIRQAIRGLPGLYVSACELRRPPPSYSVDTAREMAQLYPKALLFWLLGTDQLPELSLWKDYEELARLVRFLAVPRPGFVERLKPSITLLPKPRFVDISSSEIRSRVRKSLPYAHLVPWPVARYIERHGLYR, via the coding sequence ATGAAAGACCACCTCCCTCCCCAAGAGGCTGCGCGGATCGCCTTATACGGGGGAAGTTTTGATCCACTCCATCATGGGCACTTGGTCGCAGCCTGTGATGCTTTGGAACAGTTCCGGCTCGATGCGGTCATTCTCATCCCGTGTCGGCAGTCCCCCCACAAGTTGCGTCACCGGATCTCTGAGGGAACCCACCGTTACCGGATGATCCGCCAAGCCATTCGAGGTCTACCTGGGCTTTACGTGTCGGCGTGTGAACTTCGTCGCCCCCCTCCCTCCTACTCCGTAGACACGGCCCGGGAGATGGCCCAGCTTTATCCCAAAGCCCTGCTCTTTTGGCTTCTGGGAACCGACCAGCTTCCGGAACTGTCCCTCTGGAAGGACTATGAGGAGCTTGCACGGCTCGTCCGGTTTCTGGCCGTCCCACGGCCAGGATTTGTGGAAAGGCTCAAGCCCTCCATCACTCTCTTGCCCAAACCACGATTTGTGGATATATCTTCCTCAGAGATCCGGAGTCGCGTGCGAAAGTCGCTCCCTTATGCGCATCTTGTTCCTTGGCCTGTGGCCCGTTACATCGAGCGACATGGTCTGTACCGGTGA
- a CDS encoding FAD/NAD(P)-binding protein, with protein MNDPANRAFEPASSDGRNARPQGWVDVAILGGGATGVLVAIHLLEQAQSPLRVALWDACGRWGRGWAYGTSWPALRLNVPAAKLGAFARDPEDFYRWASEENGNGAVRPGDFLPRVLYGQYLEQRLREAEDQASARGIFLIKRAARVIDLFRVPGGYCVCLAGGEQWHARFVVLATGLLPPAPLPGSEACSFPLYVNNPWTLQREALEELAARRRLLAVGTGLTFLDVLTLLSSFSFQGVLYGVSPRGLFPLPHRLSVHGVGKGTSQLEPPFPHIKTLRGLREHFAQSVARGIDPRDWVDLIRPSIPELWQGLSLEDRARFLRHLRPYWNVVRHRAPPEDAQLLGSWLHTGRCRLVRARVRRLRPSGGRVEALLEYSGGRQEGLLVDAVINCTGPRFRWQETGDPLWERLFDRRLVGAGPLGLGIATQPDGTVLGPDNEVQEGLFAVGPLRIGDLWETTAIPEIRSQAAALAGWLCEACKASQARMDPSASMG; from the coding sequence GTGAACGATCCAGCAAATCGCGCTTTCGAGCCGGCCTCTTCGGATGGACGCAATGCTCGGCCTCAGGGCTGGGTCGATGTTGCGATCCTTGGGGGCGGGGCCACGGGTGTGCTTGTGGCCATCCATCTCCTGGAGCAAGCTCAGTCCCCGTTGCGGGTGGCACTCTGGGACGCCTGTGGTCGCTGGGGTCGCGGTTGGGCGTACGGAACCTCTTGGCCCGCGCTTCGGTTAAACGTTCCCGCGGCCAAGCTAGGTGCCTTTGCTCGAGACCCGGAAGATTTTTACCGCTGGGCTTCGGAAGAGAACGGCAACGGGGCCGTGCGTCCCGGGGATTTTCTCCCGCGCGTTCTTTACGGGCAGTACCTGGAACAGCGCTTGCGCGAGGCCGAGGATCAAGCTTCGGCCAGGGGAATTTTTCTTATCAAACGTGCTGCCCGAGTCATCGATCTTTTTCGGGTTCCCGGCGGCTATTGTGTTTGTCTTGCGGGAGGTGAGCAGTGGCACGCCCGTTTTGTAGTCCTGGCCACAGGGCTTTTGCCCCCAGCTCCTCTTCCAGGGTCGGAAGCCTGTTCGTTTCCGCTCTACGTCAATAACCCATGGACGCTCCAGCGGGAAGCCCTTGAAGAGCTTGCGGCCCGACGCCGTCTTTTGGCAGTGGGTACGGGCTTGACTTTTCTGGATGTTCTGACGCTTCTATCTTCGTTTTCGTTTCAAGGGGTTTTGTACGGGGTTTCACCGCGGGGTCTTTTCCCCCTTCCTCATCGGCTGTCCGTTCATGGTGTAGGGAAAGGAACGTCCCAGCTAGAGCCTCCCTTTCCCCATATAAAAACTCTTCGAGGCTTACGGGAACATTTTGCCCAGAGCGTGGCCAGAGGGATAGACCCAAGAGATTGGGTGGATCTCATCCGGCCAAGCATTCCGGAACTGTGGCAAGGGCTAAGTCTAGAAGATCGAGCTCGATTTTTACGCCACCTGCGACCCTATTGGAATGTGGTGCGGCATCGGGCCCCTCCCGAAGATGCACAGCTTTTGGGTTCCTGGTTACACACGGGCAGGTGCCGTCTCGTGCGCGCTCGTGTGAGGAGGTTACGGCCTTCGGGAGGTAGGGTCGAAGCTCTCCTGGAATATTCCGGAGGCAGGCAAGAGGGGTTATTGGTTGATGCGGTTATCAACTGCACCGGTCCCCGGTTCCGGTGGCAGGAAACAGGCGACCCTTTGTGGGAACGCCTGTTTGACCGGCGTCTGGTGGGCGCTGGCCCATTGGGTCTAGGAATTGCTACGCAACCGGATGGGACTGTCCTAGGCCCAGATAACGAGGTCCAGGAGGGACTTTTTGCCGTGGGTCCTCTTCGGATCGGGGACTTGTGGGAAACGACGGCCATCCCCGAAATTCGATCACAAGCAGCTGCCTTGGCCGGGTGGTTGTGTGAGGCCTGCAAAGCTAGTCAAGCCCGGATGGATCCTTCGGCCTCCATGGGGTAA
- a CDS encoding fructose-bisphosphatase class II family protein — translation MESVPSYKMPDLERVLAFDFVRATEAAALNVIRWVGKGEKEKADAAACDAIRGMFDLMDICAEVVIGEGLKDEAPGIFKGEKLGRWIPGSPRFDIAVDPIDGTTNVSKGLPGSLAVIAAAVPEQDSEHALKDLPSYYAMKLAYGPQVKNYVETSGIESFRLDTPVEELLPIVARALRKRLSDLVVCVMDRPRHAQLIAEIRKLGCSLRLIEHGDITAAMAPSLPDGDIDLYIGIGGAPEAVLAAAGIRCLGGEIQVRMWPKDEKEKQKLIEQGYGDELDTIFYAKDLAKGSSIIFSATAISDAPGLPGVRIRGNHAVTHSVLMRSRTQTVRYIRTHHNLQLKTIRLRSSQAEHTLANDVGTEEEAYQ, via the coding sequence ATGGAGTCAGTACCTTCCTACAAAATGCCCGATCTAGAAAGGGTTTTGGCTTTTGATTTTGTTCGAGCGACCGAAGCGGCCGCCCTCAACGTGATTCGTTGGGTAGGTAAGGGAGAGAAAGAGAAAGCCGATGCCGCTGCCTGTGATGCCATCCGGGGAATGTTCGATCTTATGGATATTTGTGCCGAAGTCGTCATTGGAGAAGGGTTAAAGGACGAAGCCCCTGGGATCTTTAAGGGAGAAAAGCTGGGTCGATGGATCCCGGGTTCCCCCCGGTTTGACATTGCCGTAGACCCGATCGATGGAACGACCAATGTCTCGAAGGGTCTCCCAGGGTCCCTCGCAGTGATCGCGGCCGCCGTACCCGAGCAAGACTCCGAACATGCTCTCAAGGACCTACCCTCCTACTATGCTATGAAACTTGCCTATGGTCCCCAGGTGAAAAATTATGTGGAGACCTCAGGCATCGAGAGTTTCCGATTGGATACCCCAGTGGAGGAGCTTTTGCCCATCGTCGCGCGGGCACTTCGAAAACGACTTTCTGACCTTGTGGTCTGCGTGATGGATCGCCCTCGACACGCGCAGTTGATTGCCGAGATCCGCAAGCTTGGCTGTTCCCTGCGTTTGATTGAACACGGGGACATTACAGCTGCCATGGCTCCTTCCCTGCCAGACGGCGACATCGATTTGTACATTGGGATCGGAGGAGCCCCAGAGGCCGTCCTTGCGGCAGCCGGGATCCGGTGTTTGGGTGGGGAAATCCAAGTGCGGATGTGGCCGAAGGACGAAAAGGAAAAACAAAAACTCATCGAGCAAGGGTATGGAGACGAGCTCGATACGATTTTTTATGCGAAAGACTTGGCAAAAGGGTCCTCCATTATCTTTTCAGCGACGGCCATTAGCGACGCTCCGGGTCTTCCCGGGGTTCGTATCCGGGGTAACCATGCGGTGACCCATTCGGTCCTCATGCGCTCTCGCACCCAAACTGTTCGCTACATTCGGACGCACCATAACTTGCAACTCAAAACGATTCGGCTGCGCAGCTCCCAGGCCGAACACACGCTAGCGAATGACGTCGGAACGGAGGAGGAGGCTTACCAATAG